Proteins encoded by one window of Mobula hypostoma chromosome 21, sMobHyp1.1, whole genome shotgun sequence:
- the LOC134359687 gene encoding cysteinyl leukotriene receptor 1-like translates to MTFNTTINNSSCKPQHMNVFIPAFLSMIFVLGFVLSALSLYTFWFHFKQWNTGMIIQFNLALSDIIIAPAAPLLVISFSLSNQWPFGQFLCQLEACLLSVHMYGSTYFLTLVSVHRYHTVVHLTKNSVFKNQKFVKSVCLAIWIFLLVKGLPFFFILRTSKVHNVTQCLSIHQNEMTSLFFVWSMVNLFPGLIIPFGVSVICYSLLGSYIVKMGANLPKGKAVKVKSMGIIAVSLVTFVGCCFPVQLSRSAAVIVKQFYPEKCQWLLKLENLYYIFFVLANVNCCLDPLLYWLSSRKFQAAFKGTLQSFRCQCKKQGPVLSSDTEV, encoded by the coding sequence ATGACCTTTAATACTACAATCAACAACAGCTCCTGTAAGCCTCAGCACATGAACGTTTTCATCCCTGCTTTCCTAAGTATGATCTTTGTCCTGGGGTTTGTACTGAGTGCCCTGAGCCTGTACACATTTTGGTTTCACTTCAAGCAATGGAACACTGGAATGATCATTCAGTTTAATCTGGCTTTATCAGACATCATCATTGCCCCTGCAGCACCACTGCTAGTTATCAGCTTTTCACTGTCAAACCAGTGGCCATTTGGGCAATTCCTGTGTCAGTTAGAGGCGTGCTTATTATCTGTACACATGTACGGCAGTACCTACTTCCTCACTCTGGTGAGTGTGCATCGATATCACACTGTTGTACACTTGACCAAGAATAGTGTTTTTAAGAATCAGAAGTTTGTTAAATCAGTTTGTTTGGCTATATGGATTTTCCTCCTCGTTAAGGGCTTGCCATTCTTTTTCATCCTTAGAACATCCAAAGTACATAATGTTACTCAATGCTTAAGCATACATCAAAACGAAATGACATCTCTGTTCTTTGTATGGAGCATGGTTAATTTATTTCCTGGACTAATAATCCCATTTGGAGTTTCTGTCATTTGCTACAGTTTGCTTGGATCTTACATTGTTAAAATGGGTGCCAACCTCCCTAAGGGAAAAGCTGTGAAGGTGAAGTCGATGGGGATCATTGCTGTCTCTCTCGTCACTTTTGTCGGCTGCTGTTTCCCAGTACAGTTGTCACGATCAGCTGCCGTTATAGTTAAGCAGTTCTATCCTGAGAAGTGCCAGTGGCTCCTCAAGTTAGAAAATCTTTATTATATCTTTTTCGTGCTGGCCAATGTCAACTGTTGCCTGGACCCTCTCCTCTATTGGCTCTCCAGCAGGAAGTTCCAAGCCGCCTTCAAAGGTACTCTGCAATCATTCAGATGTCAATGCAAAAAGCAGGGTCCAGTTCTCAGTTCAGATACTGAGGTGTAG